A region from the Proteiniborus ethanoligenes genome encodes:
- a CDS encoding LysR family transcriptional regulator, translating to MNIEYLDYFYKVATMGSISKVAKSAHISQSALSQQISKLEEVLGYKLLDRSNKGVELTDKGLIVFKYADNIVRTYEAMIEQLHLDNENARNIKIEACWSIATYSLPCVMYKIKNKFPNHSYELNPNESDLIEENVMNNICDIGVIYSKPKNQNLSYYKIGMDKIVLVSSSNYNISDEIDFKDLIKYPLVLLNDKMHVMDPITSKMKELGLMIDNLKILYNSDSAESVKLSVLNEFGIGFLPYTSIKKELYNKQLMLINIADFSIEYDMYLIHDKKTRENKVLYEFVEYFKSIAQKNLC from the coding sequence ATGAATATAGAGTACCTAGATTACTTTTATAAAGTTGCTACAATGGGTAGTATTTCAAAGGTAGCTAAAAGTGCCCATATATCTCAGTCAGCACTAAGCCAGCAGATTTCAAAACTTGAAGAAGTTTTGGGTTATAAATTATTAGATAGAAGTAATAAAGGTGTTGAACTAACTGACAAAGGACTTATTGTTTTTAAATATGCTGACAATATAGTAAGAACATATGAAGCTATGATAGAGCAGTTACATTTAGATAATGAAAATGCACGAAATATAAAGATTGAGGCATGTTGGTCAATTGCTACCTATTCCTTACCATGTGTTATGTATAAAATTAAAAACAAATTCCCAAATCATAGTTATGAATTAAATCCAAATGAATCAGACTTAATTGAAGAAAATGTTATGAACAATATATGTGATATTGGAGTTATATATAGTAAACCTAAAAACCAGAATCTTTCCTATTATAAAATAGGTATGGATAAAATTGTTCTTGTTTCTTCATCAAATTATAATATATCTGATGAAATTGATTTTAAGGATTTAATTAAATATCCACTTGTATTATTAAATGATAAAATGCATGTTATGGATCCTATAACAAGCAAAATGAAAGAACTAGGATTAATGATAGATAATCTAAAAATTCTATACAATAGCGATTCAGCAGAGTCAGTAAAACTATCTGTACTAAATGAATTTGGTATAGGCTTTTTACCTTACACATCTATAAAAAAAGAATTATACAATAAACAGCTAATGTTAATAAATATTGCAGATTTTTCAATAGAATATGATATGTATTTAATACATGACAAGAAAACAAGAGAAAATAAAGTACTCTACGAATTTGTAGAATATTTTAAGAGTATAGCACAAAAAAATTTATGCTAA
- a CDS encoding YeeE/YedE thiosulfate transporter family protein produces the protein MNSNNLKNQIPIGLLVIALIIAIDIFLQSISDIHSFFWLTGIAFGFILQRSKFCFAAAIRDPYLINGTSLTKAMLIAFAITTIGFTAIKYGAYINNHAIPGQGSIAPISFATIVGGVLFGIGMVLAGGCASGVLMRAGEGFQMQILTLIFFIIGSLWGAHDYGWWDKAFISKAKAIFLPDVLGWSGALLVQLLFIALLYILADKWESKNNHDY, from the coding sequence ATGAATAGCAACAATCTAAAAAATCAAATCCCTATTGGTCTATTAGTTATTGCCTTAATTATAGCTATAGATATATTTTTACAATCAATATCAGATATCCACAGTTTCTTTTGGTTAACTGGTATAGCCTTTGGTTTTATACTTCAGAGATCAAAATTTTGCTTTGCTGCAGCCATAAGAGATCCCTATTTAATTAATGGCACATCATTAACTAAAGCAATGCTAATAGCCTTTGCCATAACAACTATTGGCTTTACTGCAATTAAGTATGGAGCATATATTAATAACCACGCAATTCCTGGACAAGGCTCTATTGCTCCAATAAGCTTTGCTACCATAGTTGGTGGTGTTTTATTTGGCATAGGAATGGTTTTAGCAGGCGGCTGTGCTTCAGGTGTTCTTATGAGAGCTGGAGAAGGCTTTCAAATGCAGATACTAACACTTATTTTCTTTATTATAGGCTCTTTATGGGGAGCACATGATTATGGCTGGTGGGATAAAGCCTTTATTTCGAAAGCTAAGGCAATATTTCTCCCAGATGTTTTAGGTTGGTCCGGTGCTTTATTAGTACAATTATTATTTATTGCTTTACTCTATATTTTAGCTGATAAATGGGAATCTAAAAATAATCATGACTATTAA
- a CDS encoding YeeE/YedE thiosulfate transporter family protein — protein sequence MNLNDNKFYLKWFKNSWTYVTGAILLSLFQIVTLAVTGEAWRISSTLTNWGAWIYEALGGNVSSWFYFSSESSLLTLQEGFLKDPKSIRNIGIIVGALLSALMASQFKFRKIKSKKQIIGACIGGLLMGYGSRLASGCNIGALYSGIASLSLAGWVFGLFIFIGAIIGSKLIIRYFL from the coding sequence TTGAATCTAAATGATAATAAATTTTACCTTAAATGGTTTAAAAATTCTTGGACTTATGTTACTGGTGCAATTCTTCTGTCCTTGTTTCAAATTGTTACTTTAGCTGTAACAGGAGAAGCATGGAGAATTTCTTCTACATTAACAAACTGGGGAGCATGGATATATGAGGCCCTTGGTGGAAATGTATCTTCTTGGTTTTATTTCAGCTCGGAAAGCTCTCTATTAACTTTGCAAGAGGGGTTTTTAAAAGACCCTAAATCTATTAGGAATATAGGCATTATAGTAGGTGCACTACTTTCTGCCTTAATGGCGTCTCAGTTTAAGTTTAGAAAAATTAAATCTAAAAAGCAAATAATTGGTGCTTGTATAGGTGGGCTATTAATGGGATATGGTTCTAGATTGGCTTCTGGATGCAATATAGGTGCTCTCTACAGTGGTATAGCTTCTCTTTCTTTAGCTGGATGGGTTTTTGGTCTTTTCATTTTTATAGGAGCTATTATAGGCAGTAAACTAATAATTAGATATTTTTTATGA
- a CDS encoding ABC transporter ATP-binding protein: protein MGKDEKREVIIDVQNVSLTYETNTKPITALEDINLQIKKGEFLCVLGPSGCGKSTLLKIIAGYIIPTTGSCLMQGEPIKGPDWHRGVVFQSPTLYPWMSVRKNIEYGPRVRSLPQDEIKRIGQHYLEQVGLIEFGDKATFELSGGMKQRVALARALANEPEVILMDEPFGALDALTRVNMQTLIRNIWKDTKSTIFMITHDIDEALSLGTKVVVMSKTPGKILKEFSLDFTYTAMTNKNGRVKVGEEYIKIKEEIVDIISQ from the coding sequence ATGGGGAAAGACGAAAAAAGAGAAGTAATTATTGACGTTCAAAATGTAAGCCTAACTTATGAAACTAATACAAAGCCAATAACGGCTCTAGAAGATATAAATTTACAGATAAAAAAGGGAGAATTTCTGTGTGTATTAGGTCCTTCTGGATGTGGTAAAAGTACATTGCTTAAAATTATTGCTGGATATATAATACCTACAACAGGTTCATGTCTCATGCAAGGAGAACCTATTAAAGGGCCTGATTGGCACAGAGGTGTGGTCTTTCAATCACCCACCTTATATCCATGGATGAGTGTGAGAAAAAATATTGAATATGGTCCTAGAGTGAGGAGCCTACCACAAGATGAAATTAAACGAATAGGACAACATTATTTAGAACAAGTAGGGTTAATAGAGTTTGGAGATAAGGCAACATTTGAGCTTTCTGGTGGTATGAAACAGAGAGTAGCCTTAGCTAGGGCGCTGGCAAATGAACCTGAAGTCATACTTATGGATGAACCCTTTGGAGCATTAGATGCACTTACAAGAGTTAACATGCAGACTTTAATTCGAAATATTTGGAAGGACACTAAAAGTACAATATTTATGATTACACACGATATAGATGAAGCATTATCTCTTGGAACAAAAGTAGTAGTTATGTCTAAAACTCCTGGCAAAATATTAAAGGAGTTTAGCCTTGATTTTACCTATACAGCTATGACTAATAAAAATGGTCGTGTAAAAGTTGGAGAGGAATATATAAAAATCAAAGAGGAAATAGTAGACATAATTAGCCAATGA
- a CDS encoding MetQ/NlpA family ABC transporter substrate-binding protein gives MRKSMKALALIMLSGVLVLSLIGCGNNLNVSGQAKGPNTSLPKQINFGILRVPNDETIAISQKIFDKYFTEKGIKCNFIVFDSGVEANKAFASGSIDFASMGHTNAVVALATGLDVELIWIHEVLGEIEALAVKKSSNINSIEDLAGKKIATPFASTSHYSLLNALKNAGIEDQVELLDMQTVDIVAAWERGDIEAAYTWQPSLGKILKDGKVIINSEEMANQGYVTANTKLVRKKFAEQYPDLVASFIACLAEGSKIYRENPNEGASFVAKELQIETQDALEQMQGAIWLSPEELIKEQYLGNSNSTGNFAMIMKDTADFLAQQGFLNKVPIQEEFNNFINPSYIEEAIKILK, from the coding sequence ATGAGAAAATCCATGAAGGCTTTAGCTTTAATTATGTTGTCAGGTGTTTTAGTTCTTTCATTGATAGGCTGCGGCAACAATTTAAATGTTTCTGGTCAAGCAAAGGGGCCAAACACATCTTTACCAAAGCAAATAAACTTTGGAATTTTAAGAGTTCCAAATGATGAAACTATAGCGATTTCACAAAAGATATTTGATAAGTATTTTACGGAAAAAGGTATCAAGTGCAACTTCATTGTTTTTGATTCAGGAGTAGAAGCTAACAAGGCATTTGCATCAGGAAGCATTGATTTTGCTTCTATGGGACATACCAATGCAGTAGTAGCTTTAGCTACTGGTTTAGATGTAGAGTTAATATGGATTCATGAAGTTCTTGGAGAAATAGAAGCTTTAGCAGTAAAGAAAAGTTCCAACATTAATAGCATAGAGGATCTTGCAGGTAAGAAAATAGCTACTCCTTTTGCATCTACATCTCATTATAGTTTATTAAATGCACTTAAAAATGCAGGAATTGAAGATCAGGTAGAACTTTTAGATATGCAGACAGTAGATATTGTTGCAGCATGGGAAAGAGGAGATATTGAAGCAGCATATACTTGGCAGCCTTCACTAGGGAAAATATTGAAAGATGGCAAGGTAATCATAAATAGCGAAGAAATGGCAAACCAAGGTTATGTAACAGCAAACACAAAATTAGTTAGAAAAAAATTTGCTGAACAGTATCCTGATTTAGTTGCTTCTTTCATTGCTTGCTTAGCTGAAGGCTCAAAGATATACAGAGAAAATCCAAATGAAGGAGCTAGTTTTGTAGCAAAAGAGCTTCAAATTGAAACACAAGATGCCTTAGAACAGATGCAAGGTGCTATATGGCTATCACCTGAAGAGCTAATAAAAGAACAATATTTAGGCAATTCAAATTCCACTGGTAACTTTGCAATGATTATGAAAGATACAGCAGATTTTCTAGCACAACAAGGTTTTTTAAATAAAGTGCCAATACAAGAAGAGTTTAATAACTTTATTAATCCTAGCTATATAGAAGAGGCTATAAAGATATTAAAATAA
- a CDS encoding ABC transporter permease, which translates to MKEKNRKVKSSKKLTIATWIVILGIWYFVTKLNMVQSVLVPSPYEVWNSFLNILKDGYNGTSLMMHLGISFKRLFVASFFAVLTAIPLGLLSGYFEKIRAVVDSVIQFYRPLPPLAYYTLLILWFGIDETSKVTLLYLAAFAPIYIACVSAVTKINQDYILSAESLGASHRNIFFHIVLPASMPEIFTGLRTAVGVAYTTLVASEMVAATSGIGWMVIDASRYLKSNVMFVGIIIMGITGILIDAGLKFLEKKLVYWKGYV; encoded by the coding sequence ATGAAAGAAAAAAACAGGAAAGTGAAAAGCTCAAAAAAATTAACTATTGCAACTTGGATAGTAATATTAGGGATTTGGTATTTTGTAACTAAACTTAATATGGTACAGTCAGTATTAGTGCCATCACCATATGAGGTATGGAATAGTTTTTTGAATATACTAAAAGATGGCTATAATGGGACTTCTTTAATGATGCATTTAGGTATTAGTTTCAAAAGACTGTTCGTTGCTTCATTCTTTGCTGTATTAACTGCAATACCTCTTGGATTGTTAAGCGGGTATTTTGAAAAAATTAGGGCAGTTGTGGATTCAGTAATTCAGTTTTATCGTCCTCTTCCGCCACTTGCTTATTATACCTTGCTTATACTATGGTTTGGGATAGATGAAACATCTAAAGTTACGTTATTATATTTAGCTGCTTTTGCTCCCATATATATTGCATGTGTTTCAGCAGTTACTAAAATTAATCAAGACTATATACTAAGTGCCGAATCGCTAGGAGCAAGCCACCGAAATATTTTCTTTCATATAGTATTACCTGCTAGTATGCCTGAAATATTTACTGGGCTTAGAACCGCAGTAGGAGTAGCTTATACTACTCTAGTAGCTTCAGAAATGGTAGCAGCCACTTCTGGAATAGGCTGGATGGTTATTGATGCATCTAGGTATTTAAAAAGCAATGTAATGTTTGTAGGTATTATAATCATGGGTATTACAGGCATTTTAATAGATGCAGGCTTAAAATTTTTAGAAAAAAAGCTTGTGTATTGGAAAGGTTATGTTTAA
- a CDS encoding FAD-dependent oxidoreductase → MSKRILIVGGVAGGASTAARARRIDEFAEIIMFERGPHVSFSNCCLPNHLSGMIENSDDLVLMSPEQFKNQYNIEARVNSEVIKINRDKKTITVKDLQSNKEYEEAYDKLVLSPGANPIVPKIDGYNKSHVFTVRNVIDIDKLNRYVRSGKVKDIAVIGGGFIGVEVAENLQLSDLDINVTLVEAADQIMAPFDYDMVQLLHKEMMEKGVNLIVGDAIAKVEDEHIELASGKTVPAQAVVMAIGVRPETTLAKEAGLEIGETGGIKVDHNYLTNDKDIYAVGDAIEVYNKLTHSKTRLALAGPAQRQARAAADHIYGIPHRNTGVIGSSCVKIFDMNAASTGLTEKAAQKAGIQYDFVYIIPGDIVGLMPENSQFHFKLIYEVPTGKILGAQAIGKGNASKRVDVIAAMIMMGGTLEDLKELELCYAPAFSTAKDPINHASLVALNILNGRFRQVPVTKVRELVESNAYIIDVREVDEYEEGHLINAINIPLSEIRNRISEIPKDVPVYLHCRSSQRSYNAIMALQNMGYDNLYNISGSFLGICCYEYFNDQVSGRDKIVTEYNFN, encoded by the coding sequence ATGAGTAAAAGAATTTTAATCGTTGGTGGAGTAGCAGGGGGAGCTTCTACTGCTGCTAGAGCAAGGAGAATTGATGAGTTTGCTGAAATAATCATGTTTGAAAGAGGACCTCATGTATCATTTTCAAACTGCTGTTTACCAAATCACTTAAGTGGCATGATAGAAAACAGTGATGATCTTGTACTTATGTCTCCAGAACAATTTAAAAATCAATACAATATTGAAGCAAGAGTAAATAGCGAAGTTATTAAGATTAACAGAGATAAAAAAACTATTACAGTTAAAGACTTACAATCAAATAAAGAGTACGAGGAAGCATATGATAAGTTAGTATTATCTCCTGGTGCTAATCCTATAGTCCCTAAAATTGATGGCTACAATAAATCACATGTATTTACAGTAAGAAATGTTATTGATATTGACAAATTAAACAGATATGTAAGAAGTGGCAAGGTAAAGGATATAGCAGTAATTGGCGGAGGATTTATTGGTGTAGAAGTAGCAGAAAACTTACAGTTATCAGATTTAGATATTAATGTAACCTTAGTAGAAGCAGCAGATCAAATAATGGCTCCATTTGATTATGATATGGTTCAATTACTTCATAAAGAAATGATGGAAAAGGGGGTTAATTTAATTGTAGGAGATGCAATAGCAAAGGTTGAAGATGAACATATAGAACTTGCTTCAGGTAAAACAGTACCGGCACAAGCAGTAGTTATGGCAATAGGAGTAAGACCAGAGACTACATTGGCAAAAGAAGCAGGACTTGAAATAGGAGAAACTGGTGGAATAAAAGTAGATCATAATTATTTGACAAATGACAAAGACATTTATGCAGTAGGAGATGCTATTGAAGTATATAATAAGCTAACTCACTCTAAAACAAGACTTGCACTTGCAGGACCAGCTCAAAGGCAAGCGAGAGCTGCTGCAGATCATATATATGGAATTCCACACAGAAATACTGGTGTTATTGGCTCTTCATGTGTGAAAATATTTGACATGAATGCAGCATCCACTGGATTAACAGAGAAAGCTGCACAAAAAGCTGGAATTCAATATGATTTTGTTTACATTATCCCAGGAGATATTGTAGGATTAATGCCTGAAAATAGTCAATTCCACTTTAAACTAATATATGAAGTTCCAACAGGCAAAATATTAGGAGCTCAAGCTATAGGAAAGGGTAATGCTTCTAAGAGAGTAGATGTTATTGCAGCTATGATTATGATGGGCGGAACATTAGAAGACTTAAAAGAACTAGAATTATGCTATGCCCCAGCATTTAGTACTGCAAAGGACCCAATAAACCATGCTTCTTTAGTAGCATTAAACATATTAAATGGAAGATTTAGACAAGTTCCAGTTACAAAGGTAAGAGAGTTAGTAGAGAGCAATGCTTATATTATAGACGTAAGAGAAGTAGATGAATATGAAGAAGGTCATTTAATTAATGCAATTAATATCCCATTAAGTGAGATTAGAAATAGAATTTCAGAAATACCAAAGGATGTACCAGTGTATCTACATTGTCGTTCAAGCCAAAGAAGTTATAATGCTATTATGGCATTACAGAATATGGGATATGACAATCTATATAATATTTCAGGATCTTTCCTAGGTATTTGCTGCTATGAGTATTTTAATGACCAAGTATCAGGAAGAGATAAAATAGTAACTGAATATAACTTTAATTAG
- a CDS encoding YeeE/YedE family protein, giving the protein MKMQTTAKINKTQLIIALCIIAITSAFGKFLSQTDNKLTLFLITGVVLGYILSRSRYGFAGGIKRIYVTGEGSLTKVLLIMFAITMVASAGIQWAAVAKGAVPQFRAASSDLIIPGSQSVSMFNISTILGGFLFGIGMIFAGGCASGTLSDLGEGEIRSAIALPFFVLFTIPGHALRDSIAQSSIGKIGAQVYLPDVFGFIGAIIISFAILLVLYVITRKYEDFRKKEGFYEETVFEPNEMPLPEDEDFKFFSYKTYHKFFIERWSFLKGGMLLSIGFIFVLNTTGKNWGVTSAFTKLGVKIVNLFGIEITSPAFASIVKDVNTGLIYDGGTLRNVGIVIGAALCMLLAGKFSFNLNFRFKDAVYYAVGGALMGFGSRLAGGCNLGALYSAISSFSLSGWGFMVALCLGGIVGLKLFAGKVNIIPPSRYKGKAKA; this is encoded by the coding sequence ATGAAAATGCAAACTACAGCCAAAATCAATAAAACTCAATTAATCATTGCACTATGTATCATTGCAATTACTTCAGCTTTTGGCAAGTTCTTAAGTCAAACTGATAACAAATTAACATTGTTTCTTATTACTGGTGTGGTTTTAGGATACATACTTTCTCGTTCAAGATATGGCTTTGCAGGCGGAATCAAAAGAATTTATGTTACAGGAGAAGGTAGCCTTACTAAAGTACTTTTAATAATGTTTGCTATCACTATGGTTGCATCAGCAGGTATACAATGGGCAGCTGTAGCAAAAGGAGCAGTACCACAATTTAGAGCCGCTTCTTCAGATTTGATTATCCCTGGAAGCCAATCTGTAAGCATGTTTAATATCTCTACTATTCTTGGAGGATTTCTTTTCGGAATCGGAATGATATTTGCTGGAGGTTGTGCATCAGGTACACTTAGTGATTTAGGGGAAGGAGAAATTCGTTCTGCCATAGCTCTACCATTTTTCGTTTTATTTACTATACCAGGTCACGCTTTAAGAGATTCAATTGCACAGTCATCCATAGGTAAAATAGGAGCACAAGTATATTTACCAGATGTATTTGGATTTATAGGGGCTATTATTATATCTTTTGCAATATTGTTAGTTTTATATGTAATAACTAGAAAATATGAAGATTTTAGAAAAAAAGAAGGTTTTTATGAAGAGACAGTTTTTGAACCAAATGAAATGCCACTACCAGAGGATGAAGACTTTAAATTCTTTAGTTACAAAACATATCATAAGTTTTTCATTGAAAGATGGAGTTTTCTTAAAGGTGGAATGTTATTATCAATTGGATTTATATTTGTATTAAATACAACAGGGAAAAACTGGGGAGTAACCTCTGCCTTTACAAAGCTAGGAGTTAAGATTGTGAATCTATTTGGCATAGAAATTACATCACCAGCCTTTGCAAGTATTGTTAAAGATGTTAATACTGGTTTAATATATGATGGTGGCACACTTAGAAACGTAGGAATTGTCATTGGAGCAGCTTTATGTATGCTTTTAGCAGGTAAGTTTAGTTTTAACCTTAACTTTAGATTTAAAGATGCTGTATACTATGCTGTTGGTGGAGCTCTTATGGGATTTGGATCAAGACTAGCAGGTGGATGTAATCTTGGTGCTCTATATTCTGCAATTAGCAGCTTTTCATTGTCTGGCTGGGGATTCATGGTTGCTCTTTGTTTAGGTGGAATAGTAGGACTTAAATTATTTGCAGGAAAAGTTAATATAATACCACCAAGTAGGTACAAAGGAAAAGCAAAAGCTTAA
- a CDS encoding transglutaminase-like domain-containing protein has protein sequence MLKRNLVIFSLIATIILSSTVAFASTSNIDKSQLESGLISINYTPKKDVATKVMISKGDVKYTYDIKAYNSFPLQLGDGKYTVSILENVDGNKYRQVEKEEINLKLSNANTVFLQSSQIVNWNENMDAIKKANELTKGAKNDNEKVIAIYNYIVNNISYDNEKAVSVQAGYIPSIDSTLNEQKGICYDYSALFAAMLRSVDVPTKLVMGRKNDIEAYHAWNQVYLKDTNEWIIIDTTYDASMKKGKSATSMIKSEKEYTVEKQY, from the coding sequence ATGTTAAAGCGTAATCTAGTAATCTTCTCACTAATTGCTACAATAATATTATCTTCCACAGTGGCTTTCGCTTCAACTTCAAATATAGACAAAAGCCAATTAGAGAGTGGGTTAATAAGCATAAATTATACACCAAAAAAAGATGTAGCAACAAAAGTAATGATCAGTAAAGGTGATGTAAAATATACTTACGATATAAAAGCATACAATAGTTTTCCACTACAGCTTGGGGATGGTAAATATACAGTTTCCATTTTAGAAAATGTAGATGGTAATAAATACAGACAAGTTGAAAAAGAAGAGATAAATTTAAAGCTATCAAATGCTAATACAGTATTCTTACAATCCAGCCAAATCGTAAACTGGAACGAAAACATGGACGCTATAAAAAAAGCTAATGAATTAACTAAGGGTGCAAAAAATGATAATGAAAAAGTAATAGCAATATATAATTACATTGTAAATAACATTAGCTATGATAATGAAAAAGCTGTAAGTGTACAAGCAGGATATATACCTTCCATAGATAGTACCTTAAACGAGCAAAAGGGAATATGTTATGATTATTCAGCACTATTTGCAGCAATGCTTAGAAGCGTAGATGTACCTACAAAACTAGTAATGGGAAGGAAAAATGATATAGAAGCATATCATGCTTGGAATCAAGTTTACTTAAAAGACACTAATGAGTGGATAATCATAGATACAACATATGACGCTAGTATGAAAAAGGGAAAATCAGCTACTTCAATGATAAAAAGCGAAAAAGAATATACTGTAGAAAAGCAATATTAA
- a CDS encoding class D sortase, with the protein MKRKILSWIIIIIGLLLAAYPKASELYVDYKQAKLVEQWQQSLAVIDSGDDIEIENDEIYNLDEDSNLHMEASPQEPREEGETKEDPEEKRKEEEKARERAAKAAKEKEEYINKNMEGILKINKIKFNQPILKGATEKNLKTSVASVENTGKAGEVGNYAIAGHRTRSYGRNFNRLEEVELGDIVEVDSGDNQYKYTVTEKLYVYPEDVWVLNNNKEDKEITLITCHPMVNPTHRLIIKGKIID; encoded by the coding sequence ATGAAGAGAAAAATACTATCGTGGATTATTATAATTATAGGCTTGTTACTAGCTGCATATCCCAAAGCATCAGAGCTATATGTAGATTATAAGCAGGCTAAACTCGTAGAACAATGGCAGCAGAGCTTGGCGGTCATAGATAGTGGAGATGATATAGAAATAGAAAATGATGAAATATATAATTTAGATGAAGATAGCAATCTACATATGGAAGCAAGTCCACAAGAACCAAGAGAAGAAGGAGAAACAAAAGAGGATCCTGAAGAAAAAAGAAAAGAAGAAGAAAAAGCTAGAGAAAGAGCAGCTAAAGCAGCAAAAGAAAAAGAAGAATATATAAATAAAAACATGGAAGGAATACTTAAAATAAATAAAATAAAGTTTAACCAGCCCATACTTAAGGGCGCTACAGAAAAAAATCTAAAAACATCTGTAGCTAGTGTAGAAAATACAGGGAAAGCAGGAGAAGTAGGCAACTATGCCATAGCAGGACATAGAACCCGCAGCTATGGGCGAAACTTCAATAGATTAGAAGAAGTAGAGCTGGGAGACATAGTGGAAGTAGATAGTGGAGATAATCAATATAAATATACAGTAACAGAAAAGCTATATGTTTATCCAGAAGATGTATGGGTATTAAATAATAACAAGGAGGATAAAGAAATAACCTTGATCACATGTCATCCTATGGTTAATCCGACCCATAGATTGATAATAAAAGGAAAGATTATTGACTAA